ACCGATCAAGCTGCGAGACGTGGAAGCTGCTCAGCTCCGAATTGCGTGTATTGCCCGACAGCTCGATGAGGCTGGGGAGATAAGTCTGCGCTCCTCGGATGACGAAGTATTGGTCTAGCAATTTGGTATTGGGTATTTGGTATTGATTATTAAAATGAGGCTGCTCCAAAAGGGCAGCCTCATTCAAATTTATATGCGATTACAAATACTCGGCGCTAAGCAATTTACGGTCAGTAAATTGCACGATTGTATGTGGTTTTACTGGCGTGAAAAATTATAGTGGTATGCAAGCGACCAACCGTGATTTACTTAGCCCGTATTATGCGTAAAGCGCATAATACGGGTCTCCGAGAGCATTATTCACGTTTCTAGTAAATAATGCGGGCTAGAAACTGAGCACTCTTGAGATGATGCTGGGCGCATCGTCTGAAAATGCTAAGTTTATACCATATAATCCGAAACCATATGTGAACGAGTCGCCTGAGTAACCTGCACGCAGGGCGATCTTGTTTGTCAGGTTCAGCTCAGCACCCATTCTTAGTTTTGTATCCTCATCATAGGCCTTGTTTATATTGACGAGATCAGCCGCGAATTTCCATCTGTTGTTTGGCTGAGCGGCAATACCCAAACTATACATACGAGGAGTCTCGATTCCTTCGAGCTTGGCATCCCAGAAGTTATTGATGACCATTCCATACTGAATGAATGAGTTTTTGGGCTGATATATTAACCCTAAGTCCGCCCCAAAACCGTCATCCTCAACGTTCTGAGTCTCAGTGACATCCAACTCGATGGAGTCAGTGACACCATCTTCCTGTGACACGTTCCATTTGTGGGCCTCGCTGTGCAGCCAGCGCATCCGAGTGCCGAGCCAGAGTTTGCCACCAGTCGTATCAAAACCTCTGCCCAAGTTGACTGCTGGAAGCGCATATACATATTTGCCGGCCAAATTGGTACTGCCGGAAATTGCGTTGACTATGTCGCTGGCATCAGTACCATTTATCTGATCATCCGCCAGAGCATTCTGAATAACTGTGTTGACTTCGTCATCTGAAAATGTCATGCTTTTCAGCCCGTCAACCGAGGTCGGAGTGCCGGCAATTGCCCATTCACTGAATGATGAGCTGGGGCTTATGACCGCCTGTGCCTCGCCTTCAGCTGTTACGCCAAATGCACCTGAAAAACCGGTCACTACACCGAAATTGAGCGTGGTATCCTGTTTGCCGAAGTCTCTGATGAGTTTCAATGCATCATCATCGTTACCACTGGAAATTTCACTTGTCCGGTCAGTAAGATCGCTTAAATCTGCGCCACTGACACGCAGATCGAAACTCGGAAAGACAAACTGGAATTTTTTGCCGATGGCGGCAGCCGCAGCCGGGTTTACAATTGACGATGAGGATGCATCGTCCGTCATTGCAAGACCCGCGCCTCCCATTGCAACTGAACGCGCATAGCTTCCAAAATTGATATCGCTTGCGTAAACCGTGCCGGCTGTCATAACGATTGCCAGCGAGCACATCAATACGAGCAAAACCTTCATTGAACTCCTCCCTGAAACGAAATGGAAATATCGATGAGTCTCTTCCACAACGCGGTCAATTATTCCTGCGGTGTGGAACATCAAGCATAATTATCGGCAGCGGCGCTGAAATTAGATATGGTAAGCTATTCCACCAACCCATGTTTTGCAGCATATAGCGCAGCTTCGGTGCGGTCGTTGGCCTGGAGTTTGAAGAGGATATTTGACACGTGGTTCTTTACCGTCTTTTCGCTGATGAACAGGGCTTTGGCAATCTCTGAATTGCGCTTGGACTGCGCTATCAGTTTGAGGACCTCTCGTTCGCGGTCTGTAAGATCCGCAAACATCTTGAGATCAGCCGAACGATCACTGTGAAGCCTGGCAAACTCCTTCATCACTCGTCCTGCTATAGCGGGATGCATAATTCCCTCGCCTCGATATGCAGCGCGAACAGCATTCATTGCATCATCTATTGGGCTGTCCTTTAGGATGTATCCGATGGCTCCGGCCTTTATAGCCTGGAAGACATTTGTGTCGTCGTCATAAATCGTGAGGATCACTATCGCGACATTCGGCATCTCTTGCTTTATTATCTGGGTCGCTTTGATGCCGTCGAGCCTGGGCATGCGAATGTCCATCAAAATGACATCCGGCATCGCCCGGCGTGCAAGGTCTATTGCAATCTCACCGTTTTCTGCCTCAGCGACCACCTCTATGTCGGTCTCAAGGTCGAAGAGCCTGGCCATAGCCTGCCGCGCGACAGGCTCGTCCTCTGCAATTATCAGTTTGATCTCGTCCATCGTCTATGCCGTCCCGGGTAGTTCCAATGCACATGCCCCATGGCTGAATGTTATGACCCTGCGCTGGTCCGGTATTGAAGCAAGCGCCGAATTGAGTATCGCCAGTCTCTCCTCGGCTGAGCCATGCTCGATGCTGCCGGGCTGGCTGGTACGCCGCTCGTCTTCCAGGACCTGGCGATAGAACTCGAATCGCTCCGGTCGACCATAATACTCTTTGTCCAGGTATTCACACATCGCGCCGGATTTATTCTCTCTGACCAACAGAGACACACATCCACCCTTACCTGCGCCGGTGAGCTTGCCGCCCAGATAGCCCGGACCTCTGCGCGCAATCGTGAGCAGCAGGTCCAACTGCGGATTCGAGACACGGAAATCAAACGAAAGCGCATCCTGGAGTTCATCGACGAGCCTGCCCACTCTGACGCGATACTGGTCATATTCCGGCGAGTCAGGGGTCAGCTCGCCTGTCTCTATCCTATGCTCGGCCTCCAAAAACATCGATTCGAGAGTTCGCCCGATCACATTCTCTCTATAAAAGAAGCGTGCGGTGGTGCGGATATGATAGCCGCCGATACTGCGGCGCGGTTTTGTATATACCCGCTCGATGATCTGTGGTTCTTTGCCGAATATGCGCCCTGCCTCTTTTGGCGTGATCTTAACGGGCAAAAGGAGCATCAGTTCATTGATCGCAGCATCTGGGATGCCTAGGATGTCTTCATGAAAACTGCCGAACTTTGCGTAATTGCGCTCGATCTTTTCCCAATAGTCAGGGTTCGACTCCAATAATGGGAGTTCGCCGCTGACTTTGAACCCGAACTTCTCGTTCAACAGCCTGGCGAGCCATCCGCTGCCGGATGTATGGCCTGCTTTTTGCGCCTCACGCACAGCGGCAATGATAAGCTTCATCAGCTCATCGCCCATCTGCATCCAGCCTTTTCTCATGTTGAAACTCTGGTTGCCTCCGAGTGTCTTGTTCACCTCCCAGAGTGAGTTGGCAAGCACTACATGCACCCCTCTTACGAATGGAAGTGGGGTCGAGTCAAGCTCAGCCCATGAGTGGCGGTTATATAATACGCAGTTGGCTGGATTTCGCAGGATGGTGGTCTGATCGTTCGCGCCGCCATGGGTGCCTACATACCACTCAGCCTCACCCAAGAGCTTGCAAATCTGCTGAGCGCTCCATGCGGGAAGCTGGTCGCGGTTGGTCAGATACATAGCCAGAAACGACAGGACCACGACCGCTGAAGATGAACTGGTCCCAGCCCTGAAAGGAGCTGTGGCGGCTCCGAAAGTTATATCCGCTCCTCGGATGGCGAACTTGCGGTCGTCCCACAATAAACGCAGATACGGGCTTAACACATAATTGAGCCAGTTGCCCTGCTTGCGCCCGTAATGAGGATAAACGAGCGTGCGATTGTCCCAGGTGTCATCAAGCTCGGCTGAATGGTCCTTCCATGAAGCAGTCGCAAATCGATTGAACTCATCTATAATGGAGAGTTCCTCATCAGGAAAGAGAGTATTTATATTGGAGATGCTCAGGTGATCGTCGTCACGGACCGATACCGCTGCAGGTATATCGCCATCAATCGTGGTGGACATATGATCGCCCGCGCACATATCCAGATATTCGAGAAACGCATTGAGCCTGCCGGGAGCACGCACCAGAAATGT
This bacterium DNA region includes the following protein-coding sequences:
- a CDS encoding response regulator transcription factor; its protein translation is MDEIKLIIAEDEPVARQAMARLFDLETDIEVVAEAENGEIAIDLARRAMPDVILMDIRMPRLDGIKATQIIKQEMPNVAIVILTIYDDDTNVFQAIKAGAIGYILKDSPIDDAMNAVRAAYRGEGIMHPAIAGRVMKEFARLHSDRSADLKMFADLTDREREVLKLIAQSKRNSEIAKALFISEKTVKNHVSNILFKLQANDRTEAALYAAKHGLVE
- a CDS encoding conjugal transfer protein TraF, with the translated sequence MKVLLVLMCSLAIVMTAGTVYASDINFGSYARSVAMGGAGLAMTDDASSSSIVNPAAAAAIGKKFQFVFPSFDLRVSGADLSDLTDRTSEISSGNDDDALKLIRDFGKQDTTLNFGVVTGFSGAFGVTAEGEAQAVISPSSSFSEWAIAGTPTSVDGLKSMTFSDDEVNTVIQNALADDQINGTDASDIVNAISGSTNLAGKYVYALPAVNLGRGFDTTGGKLWLGTRMRWLHSEAHKWNVSQEDGVTDSIELDVTETQNVEDDGFGADLGLIYQPKNSFIQYGMVINNFWDAKLEGIETPRMYSLGIAAQPNNRWKFAADLVNINKAYDEDTKLRMGAELNLTNKIALRAGYSGDSFTYGFGLYGINLAFSDDAPSIISRVLSF